One region of Corynebacterium capitovis DSM 44611 genomic DNA includes:
- a CDS encoding peptidylprolyl isomerase, translated as MVDNKQRGEQALDSLKKELAARDRKESSTPWKIAALSAAVLIAAGGGIYYLARQGDEGSVSATGESSASSTAEATTSEAAPAEPLALARATALPATVTCSYPASTSAASKDAGTPPTENIAATGTATVKLDTSAGAIGMELDRSVSPCTVNAIEYLAGKGYFDDSVCHRLTTSEGLKVLQCGDPSGTGSGGPGFQFANEYPTDEALDKIDTSTLPEGISEKEANSYTSQLLQYSGSVTYPRGTIAMANAGLGTNGSQFFLNYGDSTLPPLYTYFGKINDEGLATLDAIAQKGAEGGTADGAPAEEVRIRTATVSG; from the coding sequence GTGGTGGACAACAAGCAGCGGGGCGAGCAGGCGCTGGACAGCCTGAAGAAAGAACTGGCAGCGCGAGACAGGAAGGAGTCGTCCACGCCTTGGAAGATCGCAGCCCTCTCGGCGGCGGTCCTCATCGCCGCCGGTGGCGGGATCTACTACCTGGCGCGGCAGGGCGACGAAGGCTCCGTCTCCGCCACAGGTGAAAGCTCCGCAAGCTCGACGGCAGAAGCCACGACGTCCGAGGCCGCCCCCGCCGAACCCCTGGCGTTGGCCCGGGCCACCGCACTGCCCGCGACCGTCACGTGTTCCTACCCCGCCTCGACGTCCGCGGCGAGCAAGGACGCCGGCACCCCTCCCACGGAGAACATCGCCGCGACGGGCACCGCCACGGTGAAGCTGGACACCTCCGCCGGCGCGATCGGCATGGAGCTGGACCGCTCCGTGTCTCCCTGCACCGTCAACGCCATCGAGTACTTGGCAGGCAAAGGTTACTTCGATGACAGCGTCTGCCACCGACTGACCACCTCGGAGGGCCTCAAGGTCCTCCAGTGCGGCGACCCCTCGGGGACGGGCTCGGGGGGCCCCGGCTTCCAGTTCGCCAACGAGTACCCGACAGATGAAGCGCTCGATAAGATAGACACGTCGACTCTGCCGGAGGGGATATCCGAGAAAGAAGCGAACAGCTACACATCCCAGCTGCTCCAGTACAGCGGGTCCGTGACTTACCCCCGCGGCACCATCGCTATGGCGAACGCGGGCCTGGGTACGAACGGCTCCCAGTTCTTTCTCAACTACGGCGACTCTACCCTGCCCCCGCTGTACACTTACTTTGGCAAGATTAACGACGAAGGCTTAGCCACCTTGGACGCAATCGCCCAAAAGGGAGCCGAGGGCGGCACCGCCGACGGAGCCCCGGCCGAGGAGGTGCGCATTCGTACCGCGACGGTGTCGGGTTAA
- a CDS encoding L-serine ammonia-lyase, protein MPDHTVSVIDLFSVGIGPSSSHTVGPMRAAMAFIAELGYIPARVKVELRGSLAATGVGHGTDRAVLLGLVGWTPTTTTPDVAPKPGEPVAPRGVIEGPDGAVEYEVEFNPTPVARHPNCVIFDAWNADGERVATRKEYYSVGGGFILDRDGMEAQRNRSGVDTARHGETVPFEFHTGAELMQLCEEHCLSIAEIMRANEEAMHGWDAVRDHLDTVWNVMQECVSNGLKSEGTLPGGLGVSRRAPRLYRLLTAEYEASTSRGLDAMEWVNLYALAVNEENAAHGQIVTAPTNGAAGIIPAVMHYCRDFTDGFNAERARDFLLTAGAIGVIIKTNASISGAEVGCQGEVGSASSMAAAGMCAMLNGTPQQVENAAEIALEHNLGLTCDPVGGLVQVPCIERNAIGGVKAINAARLAKLGDGTNIVTLDDVVETMAATGRDMMTKYKETSMGGLAVQLGLPVNITEC, encoded by the coding sequence ATGCCAGATCACACCGTCAGCGTCATCGACCTGTTCAGTGTCGGAATCGGCCCCTCCTCATCACATACGGTCGGGCCGATGCGCGCCGCCATGGCCTTTATTGCGGAGCTCGGTTACATCCCCGCACGCGTCAAGGTCGAGCTGCGGGGTTCGCTCGCGGCAACGGGTGTCGGGCACGGCACGGACCGCGCCGTGCTGCTCGGACTGGTTGGGTGGACCCCCACGACAACGACTCCGGACGTTGCACCAAAACCGGGTGAGCCCGTTGCCCCACGCGGCGTCATCGAGGGCCCCGACGGCGCCGTCGAATACGAAGTGGAATTCAACCCAACCCCGGTAGCTCGCCACCCAAACTGCGTGATCTTCGACGCATGGAATGCGGACGGGGAACGCGTCGCAACTCGCAAGGAGTACTACTCGGTCGGAGGTGGCTTCATCCTCGACCGCGACGGGATGGAGGCCCAGCGCAACCGCTCCGGCGTGGACACCGCCCGGCACGGAGAGACCGTGCCCTTCGAGTTCCACACCGGAGCGGAACTCATGCAGCTGTGTGAGGAGCACTGCTTGAGCATTGCCGAGATTATGCGCGCCAACGAGGAAGCGATGCACGGCTGGGATGCCGTGCGCGATCACCTCGACACGGTGTGGAACGTCATGCAGGAATGTGTTTCCAACGGGCTCAAGTCCGAGGGGACGCTCCCCGGGGGTCTGGGAGTGTCCCGTCGCGCGCCACGCCTCTACCGCCTGCTCACAGCCGAATATGAGGCGTCGACGTCGCGCGGCTTGGACGCGATGGAGTGGGTTAACCTCTATGCGTTAGCAGTGAATGAGGAAAACGCCGCCCATGGTCAGATCGTCACCGCTCCGACCAACGGCGCCGCCGGCATCATCCCCGCTGTCATGCACTACTGCCGGGACTTCACTGACGGGTTCAACGCCGAACGAGCCCGCGATTTCCTCCTCACCGCAGGGGCGATCGGGGTGATTATCAAGACGAACGCGTCGATCTCCGGTGCTGAGGTTGGGTGCCAGGGCGAGGTGGGCTCCGCATCCTCCATGGCCGCGGCGGGCATGTGCGCGATGTTGAACGGCACGCCTCAACAGGTGGAAAACGCCGCCGAAATCGCACTCGAACACAACCTCGGCCTGACCTGCGACCCCGTCGGCGGCCTCGTCCAGGTCCCCTGCATCGAACGCAACGCGATTGGTGGGGTCAAGGCGATCAACGCCGCCCGTCTGGCCAAGCTGGGCGACGGGACAAACATCGTCACCCTCGACGACGTCGTGGAAACCATGGCGGCGACGGGCCGGGACATGATGACGAAGTACAAGGAGACGTCAATGGGCGGCCTGGCCGTGCAACTGGGCCTGCCCGTCAACATCACCGAGTGCTAG
- the aspS gene encoding aspartate--tRNA ligase, which produces MLRTHLAGDLRKELDGQTVTLTGWVSRRRDHGGVIFIDLRDRSGLAQVVFRESTVAEVAHDLRSEYCVQVTGVVEPRPEGSANPNLASGDIEVNATQLTVLNKSAALPFQVEDFSSAEVGEETRLKYRYLDLRRKRQADALRLRSAVNRAAREVLNRHDFTEIETPTLTRSTPEGARDFLVPARLRPGSWYALPQSPQLFKQLLMVAGMERYYQIARCYRDEDFRADRQPEFTQLDIEASFVDQDDVIALAEEILVELWNLIGYEITTPIPRMTYKDAMEKYGSDKPDLRFDIQLADCTEFFANTTFRVFQNEYVGAVVMEGGASQPRRQLDAWQEWAKQRGAKGLAYILVGEDGELGGPVAKNITEEEKAGIAAHVGAQPGDCIFFAAGDTKSSRALLGAARGEIARKLGLIKEGDWAFTWVVDAPLFEPAADATASGDVALGNSSWTAVHHAFTSPKPEHLDSFDSAPGEALAYAYDIVCNGNEIGGGSIRIHDREVQERVFGVMGISEEEAREKFGFLLDAFSYGAPPHGGIAFGWDRIVSLLGGFDSIRDVIAFPKSGGGVDPLTDAPAPITAAQRKESGVDAEPKTGSSSQE; this is translated from the coding sequence GTGCTGCGCACTCACCTTGCGGGGGACCTCCGCAAAGAACTCGACGGCCAGACGGTGACCCTGACCGGCTGGGTATCCCGGCGCCGTGACCACGGCGGCGTGATCTTCATCGACCTGCGAGACCGCTCGGGGCTCGCCCAGGTGGTGTTCCGCGAGTCCACGGTGGCTGAGGTAGCCCATGACCTTCGCAGTGAATACTGCGTGCAGGTTACCGGTGTGGTGGAGCCGCGGCCGGAGGGGTCGGCCAACCCGAACCTGGCCTCGGGCGACATTGAGGTCAACGCGACTCAGTTGACAGTGCTCAACAAGTCCGCTGCGCTTCCCTTCCAGGTAGAGGACTTTTCCTCCGCCGAGGTGGGCGAAGAGACGCGCTTGAAGTATCGCTACCTCGACCTGCGCAGGAAACGGCAAGCCGACGCGCTGCGCTTGCGTTCCGCCGTAAACCGTGCCGCGCGCGAGGTGCTGAACCGCCACGACTTCACCGAAATCGAGACGCCGACGTTGACTCGCTCGACGCCGGAGGGTGCGCGCGACTTCCTCGTCCCGGCCCGCCTGCGCCCCGGGTCGTGGTACGCGCTGCCGCAATCCCCACAGCTGTTCAAGCAGCTGCTCATGGTCGCCGGCATGGAGCGCTATTACCAGATCGCTCGGTGCTACCGCGACGAGGATTTCCGTGCTGACAGGCAGCCCGAGTTCACCCAGCTCGATATCGAGGCCAGCTTCGTCGATCAGGACGATGTCATCGCCTTGGCCGAGGAGATCCTCGTCGAGCTGTGGAATCTCATCGGCTACGAGATCACCACCCCGATCCCGCGCATGACCTACAAGGACGCGATGGAGAAGTACGGCTCCGACAAGCCGGACCTGCGCTTCGACATCCAGCTGGCGGACTGCACCGAGTTCTTCGCCAACACCACCTTCCGCGTGTTCCAGAACGAGTACGTCGGCGCCGTCGTCATGGAGGGCGGCGCCTCCCAGCCGCGCCGCCAGCTCGATGCCTGGCAGGAGTGGGCCAAGCAACGTGGTGCGAAGGGGCTCGCCTACATCCTCGTCGGTGAAGACGGCGAGCTGGGCGGGCCGGTCGCCAAGAACATCACGGAAGAGGAAAAGGCCGGCATCGCTGCGCACGTCGGTGCGCAGCCCGGTGACTGCATTTTCTTTGCTGCCGGAGACACTAAGAGCTCGCGCGCTCTGCTCGGCGCCGCGCGTGGGGAAATCGCCCGCAAGCTGGGCTTGATCAAGGAGGGAGACTGGGCCTTTACCTGGGTCGTCGATGCGCCTCTGTTCGAGCCCGCCGCCGACGCCACGGCTTCCGGCGATGTCGCCCTGGGCAACTCTTCGTGGACCGCCGTGCACCACGCTTTTACCTCGCCCAAGCCGGAGCACCTCGACTCCTTCGACTCTGCGCCGGGTGAGGCGCTAGCCTACGCCTACGACATCGTCTGCAACGGCAATGAGATCGGCGGTGGGTCGATTCGTATTCATGATCGCGAGGTACAGGAGCGCGTCTTTGGTGTCATGGGGATCAGCGAAGAGGAGGCGCGCGAGAAGTTCGGTTTCCTTCTCGACGCCTTCTCCTACGGGGCGCCCCCGCACGGCGGGATCGCCTTCGGCTGGGATCGCATCGTCTCCCTGCTCGGCGGTTTCGACTCAATCCGCGACGTCATCGCGTTCCCGAAGTCGGGCGGTGGCGTCGACCCGCTGACCGACGCCCCGGCCCCGATCACCGCCGCCCAGCGGAAAGAAAGCGGCGTGGATGCGGAGCCGAAAACGGGATCTTCGTCCCAGGAGTAA
- the hisS gene encoding histidine--tRNA ligase — MSENKTSEQFRALSAPKGVPDYVPPKSGEFIYVRDEFARQARLAGYQHIELPVFEDTALYARGVGESTDVVSKEMYTFQDRGDRSVTLRPEGTAGVMRAVIEHNLDRGYLPVKLSYYGPFFRYERPQAGRYRQLQQVGAEAIGIDDPLIDAELIALADRCYRAVGLTQFRLELTSLGDDSCRPQYREKLQDFLFKLPLDEETRHRAEINPLRVLDDKRPEVQDMLGDAPLMLDHLSDESRAHFETVTATLDDLGVSYVINPRMVRGLDYYTKTTFEFVHDGLGAQSGIGGGGRYDGLMAQIGGQDLSGIGFGLGVDRTVLALEAEGVRPEGVGKRVAVFGVAIGDEARSRMARLIDALRAAGVSADMAYGERGLKGAMKGADRAGATYALVLGDRELEADRVAVKNLADHTQVEVELDAAAVARVVRQ, encoded by the coding sequence GTGAGCGAGAACAAGACCAGCGAGCAGTTTCGTGCCCTGTCGGCGCCAAAAGGGGTCCCGGATTATGTCCCGCCGAAATCCGGTGAATTCATCTACGTGCGCGACGAATTCGCTCGCCAGGCGCGGCTCGCCGGCTACCAGCACATCGAATTGCCTGTGTTCGAGGATACTGCCCTCTACGCGCGGGGCGTAGGCGAGTCTACGGACGTTGTCTCCAAGGAGATGTACACCTTCCAAGACCGCGGTGACAGGTCTGTAACCCTGCGCCCGGAGGGCACGGCCGGCGTGATGCGCGCGGTGATCGAGCACAACCTGGACCGCGGTTACCTGCCCGTCAAGCTCAGTTACTATGGCCCGTTTTTTCGCTACGAACGCCCGCAAGCAGGGAGGTACCGCCAGCTGCAGCAGGTCGGTGCGGAGGCGATCGGTATTGACGACCCGCTCATCGACGCCGAGCTCATCGCGCTCGCGGACCGCTGCTACCGCGCCGTCGGCCTTACCCAATTCCGGCTTGAACTTACCAGCCTGGGCGACGATTCCTGCCGGCCCCAATACCGCGAGAAGCTGCAGGATTTCTTGTTCAAGCTCCCCCTCGACGAGGAAACCCGCCACCGTGCGGAGATCAACCCGCTGCGGGTTCTCGACGACAAGCGTCCCGAGGTGCAGGACATGTTGGGCGACGCACCCCTGATGCTGGACCACCTGTCGGATGAGTCGCGCGCCCACTTCGAGACCGTGACGGCGACCTTGGACGATTTAGGGGTTTCCTACGTGATCAACCCTCGCATGGTCCGCGGCCTCGACTACTACACCAAGACCACCTTTGAGTTCGTGCACGACGGGCTCGGCGCCCAGTCGGGTATCGGCGGCGGCGGGCGCTACGACGGCCTGATGGCCCAGATCGGCGGGCAGGACCTTTCCGGCATCGGGTTTGGTCTCGGGGTCGACCGGACGGTCCTCGCGCTGGAGGCTGAGGGGGTGCGGCCGGAGGGCGTCGGCAAGCGTGTGGCTGTCTTTGGCGTCGCCATTGGTGACGAGGCTCGTTCGCGCATGGCGCGACTTATCGACGCCCTCCGTGCCGCCGGGGTGTCCGCCGACATGGCGTACGGCGAGCGCGGTTTGAAGGGCGCCATGAAAGGCGCCGACCGGGCTGGTGCGACGTACGCGCTGGTCTTGGGCGATCGTGAGCTCGAGGCAGACCGGGTGGCAGTGAAGAACCTCGCTGACCACACGCAGGTCGAAGTCGAGCTCGACGCCGCCGCTGTAGCACGGGTTGTTCGCCAGTAA
- a CDS encoding MBL fold metallo-hydrolase gives MKISGFPAGPFRTNCYVVINDGDTSRRAVVVDPGLGAAERVNRILVEEGAELVAVLLTHGHIDHTRDAGSFGVPVYIHPADEFMLAAGEGVPERSRLLFDVQSMPPVTQVRHLHDGDTVAVAGLEFTVRHAPGHSPGSVLLSGEGAVFAGDVVFRGTIGRTDLPFSDADLMDESLRGPVWELDDSLALLPGHGPTSTVAQEKATNPYLLAARAGR, from the coding sequence ATGAAAATCTCCGGCTTCCCGGCTGGCCCGTTTCGCACTAACTGCTACGTCGTTATCAACGACGGCGACACGTCGCGCCGCGCCGTCGTGGTCGACCCCGGCCTCGGGGCGGCGGAAAGGGTGAACCGCATCCTCGTCGAGGAGGGCGCGGAGCTTGTCGCTGTGCTGCTGACGCACGGCCACATCGACCACACGCGGGACGCGGGCTCATTCGGGGTGCCCGTCTACATTCACCCTGCGGACGAATTCATGCTCGCCGCGGGGGAGGGGGTTCCCGAGAGGTCACGCCTGCTTTTCGACGTCCAGTCGATGCCACCAGTGACCCAAGTACGGCACCTCCACGACGGCGACACCGTGGCGGTTGCCGGGCTGGAGTTCACGGTGCGCCACGCCCCAGGGCACTCCCCGGGAAGTGTGCTCCTCAGCGGGGAAGGCGCGGTCTTTGCCGGTGACGTCGTGTTCCGTGGAACGATTGGGCGTACCGACCTGCCGTTTTCGGACGCCGACCTCATGGACGAGAGTCTGCGCGGGCCCGTGTGGGAACTCGACGATTCCCTCGCGCTCCTTCCCGGCCACGGGCCGACGTCGACGGTGGCGCAGGAAAAGGCGACCAACCCATATCTCCTCGCTGCCCGGGCTGGTCGCTAG
- a CDS encoding phosphotransferase, giving the protein MDQHEVIAAAEEVLTHRYGGSQKLVDATRLYGSGSAGVFRARVATSPFLQHRSVVVKQSPETGDALEDGAFIREVVAYQFTTSLSEDVRPGPVLLGYDLSRRLIIISDSGDGDTLETLLNSADEDNRVQVLRNLGTALGRMHAGTAGKEVSYDTLLARMVKGDPDGKRVQQQRDKLLVDRMETGARALEAAGITLPTEVSIAAANTQTRLLKGGSRAFTSFDLAPDNIIYADRTQFLDYEWAGFRDVTFDVAFVIAGFPNHVLSYPISDNEAGAFIDAWVREVEKLWPAVRHEDTLQARMTAALLCWALSSVGMSHEADLFRLRSKGPFDDDERMLRRDLYETFDALARYSGTGRDTAYLVIADWARGVAARLA; this is encoded by the coding sequence ATGGACCAGCACGAGGTCATCGCCGCGGCGGAGGAGGTTCTCACCCACCGCTACGGCGGGTCGCAGAAGCTTGTCGACGCCACGCGGCTCTACGGCTCCGGCTCCGCGGGGGTGTTCCGCGCCCGCGTGGCCACCAGCCCGTTCCTCCAGCACCGGTCTGTCGTTGTCAAGCAGTCACCGGAAACGGGCGACGCCCTCGAGGACGGGGCGTTTATCCGGGAGGTCGTTGCCTACCAGTTCACAACATCGCTTAGCGAGGACGTGCGTCCGGGCCCGGTCTTGCTGGGGTACGACCTTTCGCGGCGCCTCATCATCATCTCCGACTCAGGAGACGGCGACACCTTGGAGACGCTGCTGAACTCGGCTGATGAGGACAACCGGGTGCAGGTTCTGCGCAACCTGGGAACCGCCCTGGGGCGAATGCATGCCGGCACTGCAGGCAAGGAAGTGTCCTACGACACGCTGTTAGCGCGCATGGTCAAAGGCGACCCGGACGGAAAGCGGGTTCAGCAGCAGCGGGACAAACTGCTGGTGGACCGGATGGAAACTGGGGCGCGAGCCCTCGAGGCGGCCGGCATCACGTTGCCGACCGAGGTGTCCATCGCAGCCGCCAACACACAAACCCGGTTGCTCAAGGGCGGAAGCCGCGCGTTCACGTCGTTCGACCTCGCACCCGACAACATCATCTACGCGGATCGCACCCAGTTCCTCGATTACGAGTGGGCGGGGTTCCGTGACGTCACCTTCGACGTCGCTTTCGTTATCGCCGGGTTCCCCAACCACGTGTTGTCCTACCCGATCAGCGATAACGAGGCGGGCGCTTTCATCGACGCGTGGGTTCGCGAGGTGGAAAAGCTCTGGCCCGCGGTCCGGCACGAGGACACCCTCCAAGCTCGCATGACGGCGGCTCTTCTCTGCTGGGCTCTGTCCAGCGTGGGGATGAGCCACGAAGCGGACTTGTTCCGGCTGCGCTCGAAGGGCCCGTTCGACGACGATGAACGCATGCTGCGTCGCGATCTCTACGAGACCTTCGACGCGCTCGCGCGCTACTCCGGCACCGGACGCGATACCGCTTATTTGGTTATTGCTGATTGGGCCCGGGGCGTCGCCGCGCGTCTAGCGTAG
- a CDS encoding CE1759 family FMN reductase, with the protein MKHLVVLTAGLSTPSTTRRVADEIAGAVIAEVPALDVTTIELKDFAHDLADAMVAGVMSAQLADAIELVSRADGLVVVTPVFKASYSGLFKMFFDVLDSDALRGTPTIIAATAGSQRHTLVADHALRPLLSYMHAIVVPTSLFATAEDVGTGGATAFSGRVRQAAVELASLLQRRGPRLSRSSGPISGAVRSVGSVR; encoded by the coding sequence ATGAAACACCTGGTGGTCCTCACTGCCGGCCTTTCCACCCCGTCGACAACTCGGCGCGTTGCCGACGAGATCGCCGGCGCAGTCATCGCGGAAGTGCCCGCGCTGGATGTCACCACCATTGAGTTGAAAGACTTTGCGCACGACCTGGCCGATGCCATGGTGGCGGGGGTGATGTCCGCCCAGCTCGCCGACGCGATCGAGCTCGTTTCCCGGGCCGACGGTTTGGTCGTTGTGACCCCGGTGTTCAAGGCCAGCTATTCCGGTTTATTCAAGATGTTCTTCGACGTCCTCGATAGCGACGCGCTGCGCGGCACCCCAACAATCATCGCCGCCACCGCGGGAAGCCAACGCCACACACTCGTCGCCGACCACGCGCTTCGGCCTCTTCTGTCCTACATGCACGCTATCGTCGTGCCGACATCCTTGTTCGCCACTGCCGAGGATGTGGGAACCGGGGGCGCAACCGCCTTTTCCGGCCGCGTGCGGCAGGCCGCGGTGGAACTGGCGTCTCTACTCCAGCGGCGCGGGCCGCGGTTGAGCAGGAGCAGCGGTCCGATCTCCGGCGCCGTCCGATCCGTCGGGTCGGTGCGGTAG
- the ypfJ gene encoding KPN_02809 family neutral zinc metallopeptidase: MTFKNSFSQGGGGRVTTSSGGGGGLPIVVGGGGIGTLVILALVYFLGGGTGTESLPSAGHSSNPGSYNLDHCQSEGAANEYDDCRVEATMYSVDAVWQAVLPQQAGIEYTQPGMHLFENSVATGCGNASASTGPFYCPSDTTAYLDVSFFQQLGQLGGSNGPLAQEYAIAHEIGHHIQNLEGTLGLSDYNNPGEDSAAVAIELQADCYAGLWAKRASEGEDAMLEPISRKQLSEALQTARAIGDDNIQKRSGGQINPDAWTHGSSEQREDAFMAGYESGVMSSCDFLHRGGYSS; encoded by the coding sequence ATGACGTTCAAAAACAGTTTCAGCCAGGGCGGGGGCGGCCGCGTAACGACGAGCTCTGGCGGGGGTGGCGGCCTTCCCATCGTCGTCGGCGGAGGCGGGATTGGGACGCTCGTTATCCTCGCCCTCGTCTATTTCCTGGGTGGGGGGACGGGGACCGAATCTCTGCCTTCGGCGGGCCACTCTTCCAATCCGGGCTCTTATAACCTGGACCACTGCCAGTCGGAGGGGGCGGCGAACGAGTACGACGACTGTCGGGTCGAGGCAACGATGTATTCCGTCGACGCGGTGTGGCAAGCGGTGCTGCCGCAGCAGGCCGGGATCGAATACACCCAGCCTGGCATGCACCTGTTCGAGAACAGCGTGGCGACGGGCTGCGGCAACGCCTCCGCGTCAACCGGCCCCTTTTATTGCCCCTCGGACACCACGGCGTACCTCGACGTGAGCTTCTTCCAACAGCTCGGCCAGCTGGGCGGGAGCAACGGCCCGCTGGCGCAGGAATACGCCATCGCCCATGAGATCGGCCACCACATCCAAAACCTGGAAGGGACTCTCGGGCTAAGCGACTACAACAACCCGGGTGAGGACTCGGCGGCTGTGGCCATTGAGCTGCAGGCCGACTGTTATGCGGGCCTGTGGGCCAAGCGCGCCTCCGAGGGTGAAGACGCGATGCTCGAGCCCATCAGCCGGAAGCAGCTCAGCGAGGCCCTGCAAACCGCCCGCGCAATCGGGGATGACAACATCCAGAAGCGCTCCGGTGGCCAGATCAACCCGGACGCCTGGACCCACGGCTCTTCCGAACAGCGCGAAGATGCATTTATGGCGGGGTACGAGTCTGGCGTGATGTCATCCTGCGACTTCCTGCACCGGGGCGGTTACTCGTCGTAA
- a CDS encoding replication-associated recombination protein A produces the protein MQEGLFGNSETRGSDYFAARDDAPLAARMRPRSLDEVAGQSHLLSEGKPLRRLIEGSGAASVVLYGPPGTGKTTIASLVAQTTGRHFVALSALSAGVKEVREVIAEARRGLARGEKTVLFIDEVHRFSKTQQDALLAAVENRTVLLVAATTENPSFSVVAPLLSRSLLLQLEPLGDADIRTVIERALVSERGLKGTVSLDDDARDQLILLAGGDARRALTYLEVAAETAGEGGTVTLDTVRQSVNRAVIRYDRDGDQHYDVVSAFIKSIRGSDVDAALHYLARMIEAGEDPRFIARRLVIHAAEDIGMADPSALQVAMAAAQAVQFIGMPEGRLPLAQATIHLATAPKSASVVTAITRAQGDVRAGAAGPVPAHLRDGHYEGAAKLGHAVGYLYPHDDPRGVVAQRYIPEGLDEAVYYEPSEHGNEKRIGEYIGRLRRMVRGR, from the coding sequence ATGCAGGAGGGGCTTTTCGGCAATAGCGAGACCCGGGGTAGTGACTACTTCGCCGCCAGAGACGATGCGCCGCTTGCGGCCCGCATGCGCCCCCGCTCCCTCGACGAGGTTGCCGGTCAAAGCCACCTCCTCTCGGAGGGCAAACCCCTGCGCCGGCTCATCGAGGGTTCCGGCGCCGCATCAGTGGTGCTCTACGGCCCGCCCGGTACGGGAAAGACGACGATTGCGTCGCTCGTCGCGCAGACCACGGGCAGGCATTTCGTTGCACTGTCTGCCCTGTCGGCGGGTGTGAAGGAAGTGCGTGAGGTCATCGCCGAGGCGCGTCGCGGCCTCGCGCGGGGTGAGAAAACGGTTCTCTTCATCGATGAGGTCCATCGCTTTTCGAAAACCCAGCAGGATGCCCTGCTCGCGGCCGTGGAAAATCGCACGGTGTTGCTCGTGGCGGCGACGACCGAAAACCCGTCGTTTAGCGTCGTTGCCCCGTTGCTCTCGCGGTCCTTGCTCTTGCAGCTCGAACCTCTCGGTGACGCCGATATTCGGACGGTCATTGAGCGGGCGCTAGTCAGCGAACGGGGATTAAAAGGCACGGTCTCGCTTGACGACGACGCGCGCGACCAGCTCATTCTTCTCGCAGGAGGCGACGCGCGTCGCGCCTTGACCTACCTGGAAGTCGCCGCGGAGACGGCGGGTGAAGGGGGAACGGTGACATTGGACACCGTTCGGCAGAGCGTGAACCGGGCGGTCATTCGCTATGACAGGGATGGGGACCAGCACTATGACGTGGTCTCCGCCTTCATCAAGTCGATCAGGGGCAGCGATGTCGATGCCGCCTTGCACTACCTCGCGCGAATGATCGAGGCGGGGGAGGATCCCCGCTTCATTGCGCGGCGGCTAGTCATCCACGCTGCCGAAGACATCGGAATGGCAGACCCCTCTGCCCTCCAGGTGGCTATGGCGGCGGCCCAAGCGGTGCAGTTCATTGGCATGCCAGAGGGCCGCCTTCCCCTCGCGCAAGCGACGATCCACCTGGCCACTGCCCCTAAGTCGGCTTCCGTGGTCACGGCGATCACGCGGGCCCAAGGCGACGTGAGGGCTGGCGCGGCGGGCCCGGTCCCAGCTCACTTGCGCGACGGGCACTATGAGGGCGCGGCGAAGCTCGGGCACGCGGTGGGTTACCTCTACCCGCACGACGATCCGCGTGGGGTGGTCGCGCAGCGCTACATCCCCGAAGGGCTGGACGAGGCGGTCTATTACGAACCTTCCGAGCACGGTAACGAGAAGCGGATCGGCGAATACATCGGCAGACTCCGACGAATGGTGCGGGGAAGGTAG